In Augochlora pura isolate Apur16 chromosome 3, APUR_v2.2.1, whole genome shotgun sequence, the sequence ACATTATCCGCACACGAGTACTACACGGATACCTTAATAATCGTCCGTTTAAAGGTTCATCGATGAATCAGTTCCGTCGAAATCTAACATTCCTCCGATCCTGCTAGGAATTTTATCGAATGGAGATATCGTGAAGTTAGCAGAGAACAACGTTTATTGAGCAATGTTTTTTGGGTATGCTTTAGGATTTCGTTTACCAttctttatctatttatacaCCATACACTCCCAAGAATGCAATAACATTATGGTAAAAGCGGTAACTGTAATAATCAATAAACCAAGTAACAGCGATCCGTGCACCGAAATCACGGACACCGAATATATCGAAACGagtgttaattttaaagagaaacagctattacaatattttagcaTGCGCGAATGAATAGGGAGCTTTAACGGAATCTCGTGCAACCTTGCGAATGATTACGATGCAAAAAAACAGTGGATTCCCAAATAATAGCAACGCGATGTCTGTGCGCAATGACCGTGGATGCGACACGAGTTCAGGTGGTCAATGCCATCCAACGAGATCTTTAGGAAATCATAAGAAAATGTCATTCGTGAGTAAATCCGTTTCCAGCATAGGGAAGGTGCTTCGAACGTCGGCTTATGTTCCAACCGGGCCTGAAATCGTTCGCGTGAAGTATTATCTACCGTCGGAAGTGGCGGTGCATAATAGCGCGATTGATTGTTGGGTCTCGTACAATGGCGGAGTGTACGATTTGACTGATCTTTGCAAGAAATGGGCCGGCACGAGAGAGATTCAAGTGTTATTGGCTCATGCCGGTAAGGATATAAGTCACTGGTTCGATCATGAGACAAACGACATCAAATATCACGTGCACCCCGTTACCGGAGTTTTGGTACCCTATTGTCCTCACGGTCCAATACCGGATGTAATTCCTCACGTGGTTCCTGCGAGCTCTTGGCGGCCACTGGACAAATGCCCCTGGTGGCTCGACGAAAGGTACAAGAAGGGCTGCCTCACCAAAAATCCCCGGCCCTGTCGAATTTTGAATACGCTTACCGGAACGGAAATCGTGATGATGGTAAAAAATGGCTCCTTCGGCCCCGTCCGAACGGGAACGGTCCGAGATCGATACGTAAACGAGAATTTGAAACACAGGTTTGCGAGGAAGACACCGTTAAACGTATCCAGAAACGCGCTCTTATTTATAACGCGAACGGCAGATACTACACGTGGAAATTCGAGGGAAAGGAGCTGGACCTGAACTCGACTTTGACAGAGAACGGCATTCCAGACGAACGTGATCGTTTCGTTGTGTGCGGCCTTCCCGACGATTACTACGTCCCTTGTCTCATGTGTTATTACAACGATAAATGTGTCTGTAACGAGGACtatgtaaaaaaagaaaatgtaaacgaGCGGTACGTGAACCCGCAGTACCCAGACGAACGGTACGAGGACAAGGAATACGGGAGAgacgaatagaaattttcgtgAAAAGTATCTAGTGAAAAAAAGTTGTTTCCCTAGGATGGAAGTTTCCTACAGTATCGTCCGCGTAGTCTCGAATATTGCAGCACAGGTGGCACCACGGTCTCTTGCTGCGGCACGCCTTTGatctaaaattctattcgatatatgtatagtcaATTCTCCCTAATTGTCCTTCAGCTTGTGAACAGAAATGGGCAATTTGTGAAGAGGAAATACGATTATAGAGTATTTCCTCTTCCTAAATTGcccatttttgtttacgagttgaAGGGTAATtggggagaatttactgtagtCGTACAGTTACAGATTCagagtaacttttacatttttagcgatatttaaacaaaaaaattaacaaaacgatatatttatatttttctatattagaaatagtagaaaatataagtatacaaGTATAGTCTCCTCTTGGTCTTTGTTGAGGTATCagtaaaaatctaaaaattacttttagtTTATCATTATTCGCGCcactctttatttctttaagcGTAGTTTATTATCAGCGTTTCGCGATAATTAACCTTCGCATCTATCGCATCATTTCTCGGTGAACCGCCCTTAAAAATCGAAGATCGATTCGATCATGTGTCGAACTCTATCTCGAACCAAGTGTCAAGTATTCTTCCTTGCTGATATCAAAATATCTAGTGTATCTcgataattctaataaaatgacACAATATGATTCAGTCGGTGATTCTGATATCTCGAAAATTGTTTCCGAAGCTTTTACACACTGTGCTCGAACAGAATGTCCCACGAATATGGCACCCTGTTCAGTTCAGATCATTTTCTTCAAAGTCGATGAAAGTAGCAATCCTCGGCGCTACCAGTAAAACCGGTAAATATATTAGGTTACGCATCCGAAACTTTTCCACATTGTATATTTATCGCGTCTGTCCGTCGTAGGTAGTTATCTATCGTTATTTCTAAAACGATCCTCGTGGATAGACGAACTGGCCATTTACGACAACACGTGCACTTACGGTCTCGCATGGGATTTGAATTACATCGACACGAAGTGTAAGGTTAGCACATGCAGTTCATCGGAAGCCTGTCTACGGCGAACGCTCGAAGGAACGAAAATCGTAATGATCGTTGCCGATCGAGTGATCAGGAAAGACACGGGCCTTGATGAAGTGTTGAGACGCAACGCCGACATTTTGTCGGACTTGCTGCCAAGCGTCATTAAATATTGCCCGCAGGTAAACCAGCATTCCTCATTCGAAGCTGCATTACAATGTTGGTAGAAATTAATATGCAAACGATTATTGCTACCCGTTTCTTAACGACCCGTTCTCCCCGTAATTTCACTTACCTGGGTGGACATGTGTACGAACGTTATCGAGTAATATCGCCTGAAAGAAACTGGGGGTAATGAGGATATAAATCCGCgatttccttttattaaattgcataTCGGGAAACCTTTTACCGCTTCATCTTCAATTAATTCTACCGTTAAACTAGCCGGCATTAAGCGGCGTTGTTTGTTTAATCCCCCGTGCTTCCTACACCGATATATCGGATCGGTGAATCAACATTCGTTCTAGCGGCTCCCTTATTAGTCACTTTTAGTGACCACCCTGCTcatgtaaaatttatacgCGCACGACAATGAGTATGCGATATGGGACCGAAAAATGGCGGAACGCCGCGCTGAATACGACCACCGCTTCTTATGTGTAGCAGTTGACCTCGGCTTTTAACGCCCTCgcagtttcattaattacaagCCGGCTGTTTTCGACATTCTTCGTGACAATCTCGACGAGGACACGGACGTTTCTCGCATCGATCCTCGCCCGTTCCCGCAGCCGTAGCCGGTTCGCGTTTTCTTTACGCGTTTTGCAAATTTATCTGCTGCCTAAATTCGGCGGGGCTTGTCTCCGCGAATCTCGCAAACTATCGGCGGTACATTGATTTCTCGTTTCTCAGGCGATGGTCGCGGTGGCAATGTATCCGATAAACAGCTTAATACCGCTGGCCATGGAAATGTACAAAAGAGCCGGGGTCCACGAGTACAATCGACTTTTTGGTGTAATTAGCCTCGACTGTCTCAGGGCGAATAGTTTGCTGGCGGAGGTTGTAGGTGTCGAGCCAGAATGCGTGTCGATACCCATGATCGGTGGAAGCTGTTCAAAGACGTGCGTGCCGATTTTTTCGAGGGCGAAACCTTGCAACATGATATCCCAGGTTACCTGCGTCTTGTTAACTCGTCGCTAGATTTC encodes:
- the LOC144467538 gene encoding malate dehydrogenase, mitochondrial, with translation MIQSVILISRKLFPKLLHTVLEQNVPRIWHPVQFRSFSSKSMKVAILGATSKTGSYLSLFLKRSSWIDELAIYDNTCTYGLAWDLNYIDTKCKVSTCSSSEACLRRTLEGTKIVMIVADRVIRKDTGLDEVLRRNADILSDLLPSVIKYCPQAMVAVAMYPINSLIPLAMEMYKRAGVHEYNRLFGVISLDCLRANSLLAEVVGVEPECVSIPMIGGSCSKTCVPIFSRAKPCNMISQAEARRLTRAVRSIDEEISKRDAKGTASIATAFGAARFCMSLCKALRHQRGVVEHAYVRSCAIPEIQYFASPLELGPDGIQRHLGVPPLNDYECNLLKAAIPALKSAILLGEGLALGTSLIEGK
- the LOC144467945 gene encoding cytochrome b5 domain-containing protein 1, translated to MITMQKNSGFPNNSNAMSVRNDRGCDTSSGGQCHPTRSLGNHKKMSFVSKSVSSIGKVLRTSAYVPTGPEIVRVKYYLPSEVAVHNSAIDCWVSYNGGVYDLTDLCKKWAGTREIQVLLAHAGKDISHWFDHETNDIKYHVHPVTGVLVPYCPHGPIPDVIPHVVPASSWRPLDKCPWWLDERYKKGCLTKNPRPCRILNTLTGTEIVMMVCEEDTVKRIQKRALIYNANGRYYTWKFEGKELDLNSTLTENGIPDERDRFVVCGLPDDYYVPCLMCYYNDKCVCNEDYVKKENVNERYVNPQYPDERYEDKEYGRDE